The following coding sequences are from one Kallotenue papyrolyticum window:
- a CDS encoding Mrp/NBP35 family ATP-binding protein yields the protein MNIFSRRNNELSEEAVLAALATVQEPELGGDLVSRRMIKHLQIDDSRVAVTIDLTTPACPLKDQIEQEVRAAVLRVPGVREVAVEFTATVRQNPGLFNKASIPGVAHVIAVASGKGGVGKSTVATNLAIALAQEGARAGLLDADVYGPSAPIMLNLKGRPPMVTPERKMVPLEAFGIRTISVGYLVPEDQPLIFRGPIISSMLRQFLYDVAWGELDYLVVDLPPGTGDIQLTLAQAIPLSGAVIVTTPQDVAMADVTRGIEMFRKLNVPILGLIENMSYFRCPHCGERAEIFAHGGAQAASRKFGVPFLGEIPLSLAIREGGDTGRPAVTSDQPEAYAEAFREVARNLAGRVSVATLA from the coding sequence ATGAACATCTTTTCCCGCCGCAACAACGAGCTCAGTGAAGAAGCGGTGCTGGCCGCGCTGGCGACGGTACAGGAGCCGGAGCTGGGCGGCGACCTGGTCAGCCGCCGGATGATCAAGCACCTGCAGATCGACGATAGCCGCGTGGCGGTCACCATCGACCTGACCACGCCTGCCTGTCCGCTTAAGGATCAGATCGAGCAAGAGGTGCGCGCCGCGGTATTGCGCGTGCCGGGCGTGCGCGAGGTGGCGGTCGAGTTCACGGCCACGGTGCGCCAGAATCCGGGCTTGTTCAACAAGGCCAGCATTCCGGGCGTAGCGCACGTGATCGCCGTCGCCTCGGGCAAAGGCGGCGTCGGCAAGAGCACCGTGGCCACCAACCTGGCGATCGCCCTGGCGCAGGAAGGCGCGCGGGCCGGGCTGCTCGACGCGGATGTGTACGGTCCCTCGGCGCCGATCATGCTCAACCTCAAGGGCCGTCCGCCGATGGTCACGCCCGAGCGCAAAATGGTGCCGCTGGAAGCCTTTGGCATTCGCACCATCTCGGTGGGCTACCTGGTGCCCGAAGATCAGCCGCTGATCTTTCGCGGGCCGATCATTTCGTCGATGCTGCGTCAGTTTCTCTACGATGTCGCTTGGGGCGAGCTCGACTACTTGGTCGTCGATCTGCCGCCCGGCACGGGCGATATTCAGCTCACGCTGGCACAGGCGATCCCGCTGTCGGGCGCAGTGATCGTCACCACGCCGCAGGATGTGGCCATGGCCGACGTCACGCGCGGGATCGAGATGTTTCGCAAACTCAACGTCCCGATCCTCGGGCTGATCGAGAACATGAGCTACTTCCGCTGCCCGCACTGCGGCGAGCGCGCGGAGATCTTTGCCCATGGCGGGGCACAGGCGGCCAGTCGCAAGTTCGGCGTGCCCTTTCTAGGCGAGATCCCGCTCAGTCTGGCGATTCGCGAGGGCGGCGATACGGGCCGTCCGGCGGTCACCAGCGATCAGCCGGAGGCCTATGCCGAAGCATTTCGCGAGGTGGCACGCAATCTGGCCGGACGTGTCAGCGTGGCGACGCTGGCCTAA
- the upp gene encoding uracil phosphoribosyltransferase gives MAQVYVSSHPLVQHKLTLLRRKETEPKKFRELVREITQFLIYEATADLRLVDKQIETPLAPYAGKEIGERIGLVPILRAGLGMVEPVLEMIPTVRVWHLGLYRDTRTLEPVSYYNKLPPQADVDLCLILDPMLATAGSAVAAVDILKRWGAQRIKFLGLIAAPEGVQRLSQAHPDVSIHLAAIDSHLNDHAYIVPGLGDAGDRQFGTA, from the coding sequence ATGGCACAGGTGTATGTTTCAAGCCATCCTTTGGTGCAACATAAGCTGACCCTGTTGCGACGCAAGGAGACCGAACCCAAGAAGTTTCGCGAGCTGGTGCGCGAGATCACCCAGTTCCTGATCTACGAAGCGACCGCCGATCTGCGGCTGGTGGACAAGCAGATCGAAACGCCGCTGGCGCCCTACGCCGGCAAGGAGATCGGCGAGCGCATTGGCCTGGTGCCGATCCTGCGCGCCGGCCTGGGCATGGTCGAGCCGGTGCTGGAGATGATCCCCACCGTGCGCGTCTGGCACCTGGGGCTCTACCGCGACACGCGTACGCTGGAGCCGGTCTCGTACTACAACAAGCTGCCGCCCCAGGCCGATGTCGATCTCTGTCTGATCCTCGATCCGATGCTGGCCACTGCCGGATCTGCCGTGGCCGCCGTGGACATCCTCAAACGCTGGGGCGCGCAACGCATCAAGTTCCTGGGACTGATCGCCGCGCCGGAGGGCGTACAGCGCCTCAGCCAGGCCCATCCCGACGTGTCGATCCATCTGGCGGCGATCGACAGCCACCTCAACGACCACGCCTACATCGTCCCCGGCCTGGGCGATGCCGGCGATCGCCAGTTCGGCACCGCCTGA
- a CDS encoding ABC transporter permease, whose amino-acid sequence MSINPVLVKELRGRMRGARAFVILTVYLLVLAITMTLFYLAIADVARFTLDANQGIGRALFLFVTVIALIQIGIVVPSQAASALTSEKESETYDLLISTLLPPWKIVLGKLLAALAYALLLIIAVVPFMALSFFFGGVTVMEVLLALLGLLVTCILFGSIGLAWSALMRRSLVSTTLTQATNAALLLGIPFLAVIFLSLFADRWPPPAWTTSAPVNYLWMAWLCLHPFIALGVSEVYLSQGETRLFFPVNEATMEPFAPIAEVSDRPATFLMLHPWLLFTIEALLLSLVLIALSIRWLRPLDERPGRRRRARQA is encoded by the coding sequence ATGAGCATCAATCCGGTGCTGGTCAAGGAGCTGCGCGGACGCATGCGCGGCGCGCGCGCCTTTGTGATACTGACGGTTTACCTGCTGGTGCTGGCGATCACCATGACCCTCTTCTACCTGGCGATCGCCGATGTGGCCCGCTTCACCCTCGATGCCAACCAGGGCATCGGGCGCGCGCTGTTTCTGTTCGTCACCGTGATCGCCCTGATCCAGATCGGCATCGTCGTGCCCAGTCAGGCGGCCAGCGCCCTGACCTCCGAAAAAGAGAGCGAGACCTACGACCTGTTGATTTCGACGCTGCTGCCGCCCTGGAAGATTGTCCTCGGCAAACTGTTGGCGGCGCTGGCCTACGCCCTACTACTGATCATCGCGGTCGTGCCCTTCATGGCCTTGTCGTTCTTCTTCGGCGGCGTGACCGTCATGGAGGTGCTCCTGGCGCTGCTCGGCCTACTGGTCACCTGCATCCTGTTCGGCTCGATCGGCCTGGCCTGGTCGGCTCTCATGCGCCGCAGCCTGGTATCGACGACGCTGACCCAGGCGACCAATGCGGCCTTGTTGCTGGGGATCCCCTTTCTGGCGGTGATCTTCTTGTCTCTGTTTGCGGATCGGTGGCCGCCACCGGCCTGGACCACCAGCGCGCCTGTCAACTACCTGTGGATGGCATGGTTGTGCCTGCATCCCTTTATTGCCCTGGGCGTCAGCGAGGTGTACCTGTCGCAGGGCGAGACGCGCCTGTTCTTCCCCGTCAACGAAGCGACGATGGAGCCTTTCGCGCCCATTGCCGAGGTGAGCGATCGGCCGGCTACCTTCCTGATGCTGCATCCCTGGCTGCTGTTCACCATCGAGGCGCTGTTGCTCAGTCTGGTGCTGATTGCGCTGAGCATCCGCTGGTTGCGTCCCCTGGACGAACGTCCAGGGCGACGCCGCCGCGCGCGGCAGGCCTGA
- a CDS encoding ABC transporter ATP-binding protein: MAPLVETRDLTKRYGQVTALNRLNLQIPAGAIYGFIGPNGAGKTTTMRILTALLKPTSGQAFVDGHEVSREPRAIRRLVGWMPDSFGVYDNMKVWEYLDFFAAAFGVPAARRRQQIAELLDLVDLSHKRDAYVMGLSRGMKQRLSLARTLVHDPKLLILDEPASGLDPRARIELRELLKELRALGKTIMISSHILTELAEMCTHIGIIEAGRLLVSGEVGQILRALQPHHTIEMQVLGEAQRAAELLRALPGVREVRQGEVQPVAATPLQAGGPAPLDGVPAAGEPLAALAQRETLLVDYVGDEVGLTQLLRRVIEADVPVIHFATRIGDLEDVFLHVTRGVTQ; this comes from the coding sequence GTGGCGCCGCTTGTCGAAACCCGCGACCTCACCAAGCGCTACGGTCAGGTCACCGCGCTGAATCGGCTCAATTTGCAGATCCCGGCGGGCGCGATCTATGGCTTTATCGGCCCCAACGGCGCGGGCAAGACCACCACCATGCGCATCCTGACGGCCCTGCTCAAGCCGACGTCGGGGCAGGCATTTGTGGATGGTCATGAGGTCAGCCGCGAACCGCGCGCCATCCGCCGACTGGTCGGCTGGATGCCCGACTCGTTTGGCGTGTACGACAACATGAAGGTCTGGGAGTACCTGGACTTCTTTGCCGCCGCCTTTGGCGTGCCCGCGGCGCGGCGTCGCCAGCAGATCGCCGAGCTGCTCGATCTGGTCGATCTGAGCCACAAGCGCGATGCCTACGTCATGGGCCTCAGCCGCGGCATGAAGCAGCGCCTCTCGCTGGCGCGCACGCTGGTGCACGATCCTAAACTGCTGATCCTGGACGAACCCGCCTCGGGCCTCGACCCGCGCGCACGCATCGAGCTGCGTGAGCTGCTTAAAGAGCTGCGCGCGCTGGGCAAGACGATCATGATCTCCTCGCACATTCTCACCGAACTGGCCGAGATGTGCACGCATATCGGCATCATCGAGGCGGGCCGTCTGCTGGTGTCCGGCGAGGTGGGACAGATCTTGCGCGCGCTCCAGCCGCACCATACCATCGAAATGCAGGTGCTGGGCGAGGCGCAGCGCGCTGCGGAGCTGCTCCGCGCCTTGCCAGGGGTGCGTGAGGTGCGCCAGGGCGAAGTCCAGCCGGTCGCGGCGACGCCGCTGCAGGCCGGTGGACCGGCCCCGCTCGACGGCGTGCCGGCCGCAGGCGAACCGCTTGCCGCGCTGGCCCAGCGCGAGACGCTGCTGGTGGACTACGTCGGCGATGAGGTTGGGCTGACCCAGTTGCTGCGCCGGGTGATCGAGGCCGATGTGCCGGTGATCCACTTTGCTACGCGCATCGGCGATCTGGAAGATGTCTTTTTGCACGTGACGCGTGGGGTAACGCAATGA
- a CDS encoding DUF7408 domain-containing protein — translation MLRLRLLCWWLGCLALLALAPARVLAQEETIEWQISPGIGGAYRAKTWSPVVVTIANRGPDVRGTLEVRLPFDEDQIWKTAVDLPHNAEKRVLVPILQQNVIGDEASIEVLLRDGERVLKRERIRLIAFDSDRLVVGVLSDVENALPELSTLEHPQRFGTTHVVRLTSATLPEQALFLEMFDAIFVHAFDAQQLSQAQQQALQRWVAGGGRLVLSGDAYLVEAFAALAPATSDGTTQTVAPSTIASDGWKPRPNAKPFTLLRVQPHSGAQVLLRADDAPMLVQRSYGMGRVLLATFDLTALSNLGNVAEFWAHYLDLPSRLFSTELRDGTQWMLPQVLNIPALRLPSSAAVFGFLLLYIIAVGPLNYLVLRRFDRREWAYLTVPLLVLIFSVGAYQWGEFNRGHQPILAQLTLVQAKAAEASGQATSLLALFSPHRANYDLVVPGDAFATDVSSLQTNLNTRGVLYAEDGVHFDELRLGVGEIRLFAMEADVAVPPLEVTWAPDQQVTLHNRGEQPIEDVLLLDTDGRRTFVGTLAPGAQQTVTFQDDAAIVASDQLINRSLVVDNVQSLLFSHVASFARIVGAPEPGAAPAVTPQLFVLGWQPGAPMEARLTNAQARIERQIMYLWSAHKEE, via the coding sequence ATGCTGCGCTTACGTTTGCTCTGCTGGTGGCTGGGTTGCCTGGCGCTGCTGGCGCTGGCACCGGCGCGCGTTCTTGCCCAGGAAGAGACCATCGAGTGGCAGATCTCGCCCGGCATAGGGGGTGCCTACCGCGCGAAGACCTGGTCGCCGGTGGTGGTGACGATCGCCAATCGAGGTCCGGATGTGCGGGGTACGCTGGAGGTGCGCCTGCCCTTCGACGAAGATCAGATCTGGAAGACAGCCGTTGACCTGCCGCATAATGCTGAAAAGCGGGTGTTGGTGCCGATCCTGCAACAAAACGTCATCGGCGATGAAGCATCCATCGAGGTGCTGCTGCGCGACGGTGAGCGCGTGCTGAAACGTGAGCGCATCCGCCTGATCGCGTTCGATAGCGATCGTCTGGTGGTGGGCGTTCTCAGCGATGTGGAGAACGCGCTACCGGAGCTCTCGACCCTGGAACATCCGCAGCGCTTCGGGACGACCCATGTGGTGCGGCTGACATCTGCCACGCTGCCGGAGCAGGCGCTCTTTCTGGAGATGTTCGACGCGATCTTCGTGCACGCCTTCGATGCGCAGCAGCTCAGCCAGGCGCAGCAGCAGGCGCTGCAACGCTGGGTCGCCGGCGGCGGACGGCTGGTGCTGAGCGGCGACGCATACCTGGTGGAGGCGTTCGCGGCTCTGGCGCCGGCGACCAGCGATGGTACAACCCAGACGGTGGCGCCCAGCACGATCGCCAGCGATGGCTGGAAGCCGCGACCAAACGCCAAGCCATTCACCCTGTTGCGCGTCCAACCGCATTCCGGTGCGCAGGTGTTGTTAAGGGCCGACGACGCGCCCATGCTGGTGCAGCGAAGCTACGGCATGGGCCGGGTACTACTGGCAACCTTTGACCTGACCGCGTTGTCCAATCTCGGTAACGTTGCCGAGTTTTGGGCTCATTACCTCGATCTGCCATCCCGGCTGTTCAGCACCGAGCTGCGCGATGGGACACAGTGGATGCTGCCGCAGGTTTTGAACATCCCGGCCCTACGCTTGCCCTCCAGCGCGGCGGTGTTCGGCTTTCTGCTGTTGTACATCATAGCCGTCGGTCCACTCAACTACCTGGTGCTGCGCCGTTTCGACCGGCGTGAATGGGCCTACCTGACCGTGCCGCTGCTGGTGCTGATCTTCAGCGTGGGCGCCTACCAGTGGGGTGAGTTCAACCGGGGGCACCAGCCGATCCTCGCCCAGTTGACGCTGGTGCAGGCCAAGGCAGCGGAGGCGTCGGGCCAGGCCACTAGCCTGCTGGCGCTCTTCTCGCCCCACCGCGCCAACTACGATCTCGTGGTCCCCGGCGATGCGTTCGCCACCGATGTGTCGTCGTTGCAGACCAATCTGAACACGCGTGGCGTGCTCTATGCCGAGGATGGCGTGCACTTCGACGAGCTGCGCCTGGGCGTCGGCGAGATACGGCTGTTTGCCATGGAGGCCGATGTAGCGGTGCCGCCGCTGGAGGTCACCTGGGCGCCTGACCAGCAGGTGACGCTCCACAACCGTGGCGAGCAACCGATCGAGGATGTGCTGCTGCTGGATACCGACGGCAGACGTACCTTCGTGGGCACCTTGGCTCCCGGTGCGCAGCAGACGGTGACGTTCCAGGACGACGCAGCGATCGTTGCGTCCGATCAGTTGATCAATCGCAGTCTTGTCGTGGACAATGTGCAATCATTGCTGTTCAGTCATGTCGCGTCGTTTGCCAGGATCGTGGGTGCGCCCGAGCCTGGTGCTGCGCCGGCGGTGACGCCGCAGCTCTTTGTGCTGGGCTGGCAGCCGGGCGCGCCGATGGAGGCACGCCTGACCAACGCGCAAGCGCGTATCGAACGTCAGATCATGTATCTCTGGAGCGCGCATAAGGAGGAGTGA
- a CDS encoding PH domain-containing protein codes for MQTRVKLRPEGDERFIFIAGRHWIALVLWLAPPLAVLLGAGVLLVARLLSRSSDVLGRQAAPFDAVNLLLLLMTIAALAVAFYIYLDWRTDHLILSNKRVVHEEITPWLSFRYETIPLDQIQNVNVRIEHVLQYVLRYGHIEVQAAGPTRPIVFKRATQPGLIQQRIMDEVRREKRAQEERRLREAVERRLRPTPSPPPSPPPLARRSHRHPLLDTLLPLQPIEQNGAIIWHRHWIVLVRQLLWPTLALLGWLGALVAVVRFDLLAPLTATVVLGLALVAVLFFFFWQYEDWRNDIYILEPTRIIDISRLPFGLFEDRREATLGVIQNVNAASPNLVARLLGYGNVLIETAGQAGNFTFDHVPNPDDVQRIVFDYRERFRWQQREREWANTLTMLDLYLQARNSGNTPQT; via the coding sequence GTGCAGACACGCGTCAAGCTGCGGCCTGAGGGCGATGAACGTTTCATCTTCATCGCGGGCCGGCACTGGATTGCGCTGGTGCTGTGGCTGGCGCCGCCGCTGGCGGTGCTGCTCGGCGCGGGCGTGCTGCTGGTGGCGCGCCTGCTCAGTCGCTCCTCGGACGTGCTCGGCCGCCAGGCTGCGCCGTTTGATGCGGTGAACCTGTTGCTGCTGCTAATGACGATCGCGGCGCTGGCGGTCGCGTTCTACATCTATCTCGACTGGCGCACCGATCATCTGATCCTCTCCAACAAGCGCGTGGTGCACGAGGAGATCACGCCCTGGCTGTCGTTCCGCTATGAAACGATTCCACTCGATCAGATCCAGAACGTCAACGTGCGCATCGAGCATGTGCTGCAGTACGTGCTGCGCTACGGTCACATCGAGGTGCAGGCCGCCGGGCCCACCAGGCCGATCGTCTTCAAGCGCGCCACGCAGCCGGGCCTGATCCAGCAGCGCATTATGGATGAGGTGCGCCGCGAGAAGCGCGCGCAGGAGGAGCGCCGCCTGCGCGAAGCCGTGGAGCGCCGCCTGCGGCCGACGCCGTCGCCGCCACCGTCGCCGCCGCCGCTGGCGCGCCGGAGCCACCGCCATCCCCTGCTCGACACCCTGTTGCCGTTGCAGCCCATCGAGCAGAACGGCGCGATCATCTGGCATCGCCACTGGATCGTTCTGGTGCGCCAACTGCTGTGGCCGACCTTGGCGCTGCTGGGCTGGCTGGGCGCGCTGGTGGCGGTCGTGCGCTTCGATCTGCTCGCGCCGCTCACGGCGACGGTGGTGTTGGGCCTGGCGCTGGTGGCGGTGCTGTTCTTTTTCTTCTGGCAATACGAGGACTGGCGCAACGATATCTATATCCTGGAGCCGACGCGCATCATCGACATCTCGCGCCTGCCCTTTGGTCTGTTCGAGGACCGGCGCGAGGCGACGCTGGGCGTGATCCAGAACGTCAACGCCGCCAGTCCCAACCTTGTGGCGCGGCTGCTGGGCTATGGCAACGTGCTGATCGAGACCGCTGGTCAGGCCGGCAATTTCACCTTCGACCACGTACCCAATCCGGACGATGTGCAGCGCATCGTCTTCGACTACCGCGAGCGCTTCCGCTGGCAACAGCGCGAGCGGGAGTGGGCCAATACGCTTACCATGCTCGATCTGTATCTGCAGGCGCGCAACTCCGGAAACACCCCCCAGACCTAG
- a CDS encoding lysophospholipid acyltransferase family protein, with product MKAYYHAWRHLLRTVVPLLTSIRVQGQHYVPRTGPCLIVSNHLSIADPPILLAYIPRQAHWMTKAEAFEQWPLSWLLPPGEPIKVHRGKPDRQALREAENYLKRGEAVVIYAEGTRSRRAEAQEARAGVVFLAQRTGAPIVPVGIAGSERIFSKRFPWYRRAAVRLTFGPPFYLEELGPVARHNRDELAQRVMARVAALLPPGYRGIYEALLPTPADAAATPAASGAPAAALAERDEQA from the coding sequence ATGAAAGCGTACTACCATGCCTGGCGTCACCTGTTGCGCACGGTAGTGCCCCTGCTGACCTCGATCCGCGTGCAGGGCCAGCACTATGTACCGCGCACGGGTCCCTGCCTGATCGTCAGCAACCATCTCAGCATCGCCGATCCGCCGATCCTGCTGGCCTACATTCCGCGGCAGGCGCACTGGATGACCAAAGCCGAAGCCTTTGAGCAGTGGCCGTTGAGCTGGCTGCTGCCGCCGGGCGAGCCGATCAAAGTGCATCGCGGCAAGCCCGATCGCCAGGCGCTACGCGAAGCCGAAAACTACCTCAAGCGTGGCGAGGCAGTCGTGATCTACGCCGAGGGGACGCGCTCGCGGCGTGCCGAGGCGCAGGAGGCGCGCGCCGGCGTGGTCTTTCTGGCGCAGCGCACCGGCGCGCCGATCGTGCCGGTCGGTATTGCCGGCTCGGAGCGCATCTTCAGCAAGCGCTTCCCCTGGTATCGGCGCGCGGCGGTGCGGTTGACCTTCGGCCCGCCCTTCTACCTGGAGGAGCTGGGGCCGGTCGCGCGGCACAACCGCGATGAGCTGGCCCAGCGCGTAATGGCGCGCGTGGCGGCGCTGTTGCCGCCGGGCTACCGCGGCATCTACGAAGCGCTGCTGCCCACGCCGGCGGATGCTGCTGCAACGCCGGCGGCGTCCGGCGCGCCGGCTGCCGCCCTGGCCGAGCGCGACGAACAGGCGTGA
- a CDS encoding carbohydrate kinase family protein, which yields MTQQPSIVVIGGSSLDIKGRLRRAFLPGTSNAAAIQISIGGVGRNIAENLARLGTSVALISAVCADDFGRAIIQHTEAAGVDVSHMLTTCEHRSASYIAIVSPDGSLLAGLDDSAAGRAITPDYIRARADLLQRADMVVMDANVARVTADAILEICEAAGVPVALEPVAVGLAQRFSQTVGRFFLVTPNELEAEALTGLPVRDVTTATLAAQRLVALGVDVAVITLAQEGVVYASSNEVGHVPAQRVDVVDPTGAGAALAATIIYGLTHNIPLAETIQLGQIAAALTLQSPETVAPELSLEYLYAQLEL from the coding sequence GTGACACAGCAACCTTCGATTGTAGTCATCGGTGGGTCGTCGTTGGACATCAAAGGACGTCTGCGGCGGGCGTTTCTTCCCGGCACCTCGAACGCCGCAGCGATCCAGATCAGCATCGGCGGGGTGGGCCGCAACATTGCCGAAAACCTGGCGCGGCTGGGGACCTCGGTCGCGCTGATCTCCGCGGTCTGTGCCGATGATTTCGGGCGGGCGATCATCCAGCATACCGAGGCGGCGGGCGTGGACGTCTCGCATATGCTGACCACCTGCGAGCATCGTTCGGCCAGCTACATCGCCATCGTCAGTCCGGATGGCAGCCTGCTCGCCGGCCTGGACGATAGCGCCGCCGGACGCGCCATCACGCCCGACTATATCCGCGCGCGCGCCGACCTGCTGCAGCGCGCCGATATGGTGGTGATGGATGCTAACGTGGCGCGCGTCACCGCGGATGCTATCCTGGAGATCTGTGAAGCGGCGGGCGTGCCGGTAGCCCTGGAGCCGGTGGCCGTTGGCTTGGCGCAACGCTTCAGCCAGACGGTCGGACGCTTCTTCTTGGTCACGCCCAACGAGTTGGAAGCCGAAGCGCTGACCGGTCTGCCGGTACGCGATGTGACGACGGCGACGCTGGCGGCCCAGCGCCTGGTCGCGCTGGGCGTGGATGTTGCGGTGATCACCCTGGCGCAGGAGGGCGTGGTCTATGCCTCGTCCAACGAGGTCGGCCACGTGCCGGCGCAACGCGTGGATGTGGTCGATCCGACTGGCGCGGGCGCGGCGCTGGCCGCGACGATCATCTACGGCCTGACGCACAACATTCCACTGGCCGAAACGATTCAGCTCGGCCAGATCGCCGCCGCGCTGACCCTGCAGTCACCGGAGACGGTCGCGCCGGAGCTCAGCCTGGAGTATCTCTACGCGCAACTGGAACTGTAG
- a CDS encoding SPFH domain-containing protein, with product MQRALANILLLLLLLCLLPVFLATQRPEVIGLGVLLLAAGFFLAYTRQPRGLEILAALVLVLSFVGVAFGGRLLAGTNGAYCLVGLWSLLLVGAVALFYRRAVLVERGQILVINQLPENRIVVWNEGLHRPLRPFVERRMAALPAYELTQECVLEQVNTRSLFNVDRLEILVRYQVAQPRAVVVNFPNREQAYDQLARERGLPREDDTDEQVAFWTELIRRQMELEIEQATRSVIANVAGPTEVATERETYARLIRQRLEASVRRWGIHILDVRLLDVVIAPERVRMVNRDKILERERADARRRAEMRAEEILLTGQAQAEATARMVAEMVKALQQQGTTLTTDEIERIVLTALQRVYEQRQLGALLREAAQSSTPPGGNAGTTHTDEAQP from the coding sequence ATGCAGCGAGCCCTGGCGAACATCCTGCTGCTGTTGCTCTTGCTATGCCTGCTGCCGGTCTTTTTGGCGACGCAACGTCCCGAGGTGATCGGCCTGGGCGTGCTGCTGCTGGCAGCGGGCTTTTTCCTGGCCTACACGCGCCAGCCACGAGGTCTGGAGATCCTGGCCGCGCTGGTGCTGGTGCTGTCGTTCGTGGGCGTGGCCTTCGGGGGCCGCCTGCTGGCCGGCACCAACGGCGCCTACTGCCTGGTGGGGCTGTGGAGCCTGCTGCTGGTGGGCGCCGTAGCGCTCTTCTACCGCCGCGCCGTGCTGGTCGAGCGCGGCCAGATCCTGGTGATCAACCAATTGCCCGAAAACCGCATCGTGGTCTGGAACGAAGGGTTACACCGGCCACTGCGTCCGTTTGTGGAGCGGCGCATGGCTGCTTTGCCGGCGTATGAGTTGACGCAGGAGTGTGTGCTGGAGCAGGTCAACACGCGCTCGCTATTCAACGTCGATCGTCTTGAGATCCTGGTGCGCTACCAAGTAGCGCAGCCGCGCGCGGTGGTGGTCAACTTTCCCAACCGCGAGCAGGCCTACGATCAGTTGGCGCGCGAACGCGGCCTGCCGCGCGAGGATGATACCGATGAGCAGGTCGCTTTCTGGACCGAGCTGATCCGCCGGCAGATGGAGCTGGAGATCGAACAGGCGACGCGCAGTGTGATCGCCAACGTCGCCGGACCGACCGAGGTCGCCACCGAGCGCGAAACGTATGCGCGCCTGATCCGCCAGCGACTGGAGGCCTCCGTGCGGCGCTGGGGCATCCACATACTCGATGTGCGCCTGCTGGATGTGGTGATCGCCCCGGAGCGCGTGCGCATGGTCAACCGCGATAAGATCCTGGAGCGCGAGCGTGCCGATGCCCGCCGGCGCGCCGAGATGCGCGCCGAAGAGATCCTGCTGACCGGGCAGGCCCAGGCCGAAGCCACGGCGCGCATGGTGGCGGAAATGGTCAAAGCGCTGCAACAGCAGGGCACCACGCTGACAACCGATGAGATCGAGCGCATTGTGTTGACTGCGCTGCAGCGCGTCTATGAACAACGTCAGTTGGGCGCGCTGTTGCGTGAAGCGGCGCAGAGCAGCACGCCGCCGGGAGGGAACGCCGGCACAACGCACACCGACGAGGCGCAGCCCTGA
- a CDS encoding MDR/zinc-dependent alcohol dehydrogenase-like family protein produces the protein MRALVFDGQLSLRQVPAPRLAPGEALIRPHLVGICATDLEITRGYKGFHGVLGHEFVGTVVACEARAWIGQRVVGEINVACHACATCRRGDVTHCPQRTAIGILGRDGALAELLALPIANLHRVPDSVPDQAAVFCEPLAAALEILEQTHVRPSERVAVVGDGKLGLLVAQVLRLTGCAITVVGRHPERWTLLRRQAIDAVDAVTPALQQACDLVIECTGRPGGLATARQLVRPRGRLVLKSTFHGATELDLAGWVVDEVTLIGSRCGPFAAALRVLERGLIETAPLIAATLPLEQAEAAFAAARGALKILVRVAEAPQVTRLPDAAAS, from the coding sequence ATGCGCGCGCTGGTGTTTGACGGACAACTCAGCCTGCGTCAGGTGCCGGCGCCGCGGCTGGCGCCCGGCGAAGCGCTGATCCGGCCACATCTGGTCGGCATCTGCGCGACCGATTTAGAGATTACGCGTGGCTACAAGGGGTTTCATGGCGTGCTGGGCCACGAGTTTGTCGGCACGGTCGTCGCCTGCGAGGCGCGTGCCTGGATCGGGCAGCGCGTGGTGGGCGAGATCAACGTGGCCTGTCATGCCTGCGCTACCTGCCGACGCGGCGATGTGACGCACTGTCCGCAGCGCACAGCGATCGGCATTCTGGGCCGCGATGGCGCGCTGGCCGAGCTGCTGGCCCTGCCGATCGCCAACCTGCATCGCGTTCCCGACAGCGTTCCCGACCAGGCGGCGGTGTTCTGCGAGCCGTTGGCTGCGGCGCTGGAGATCCTGGAGCAGACGCATGTACGGCCGTCCGAGCGCGTCGCAGTGGTGGGCGATGGCAAACTTGGGCTGTTGGTCGCGCAGGTGCTGCGGCTGACCGGTTGCGCGATCACCGTCGTTGGGCGCCATCCGGAGCGCTGGACGCTGCTCCGGCGGCAGGCCATCGACGCTGTGGATGCCGTCACGCCCGCGCTCCAGCAGGCCTGTGATCTGGTGATCGAATGCACCGGGCGGCCCGGCGGGCTGGCCACGGCGCGACAGTTAGTGCGGCCGCGCGGACGGCTGGTGCTGAAGAGTACCTTCCACGGCGCGACGGAGCTGGACCTGGCAGGGTGGGTGGTGGACGAGGTGACCCTGATTGGGTCGCGCTGCGGACCGTTCGCCGCGGCGCTACGCGTATTGGAGCGTGGTCTGATCGAGACCGCGCCGCTGATCGCCGCGACCCTGCCGTTGGAGCAGGCCGAAGCGGCGTTTGCCGCAGCGCGCGGCGCGCTCAAGATCCTGGTGCGTGTGGCCGAGGCACCGCAGGTGACCCGCCTGCCGGATGCGGCTGCGAGCTGA